One genomic region from Frateuria soli encodes:
- a CDS encoding IS3 family transposase (programmed frameshift): MSKRKRYSPEYKRELVELVRRSKSSCRQIALEVGVNPNMLTRWVREAESEGGKAFPGGGTPRDEELARLKRELARVTKERDFLKRRGSVLREAITERYAVIERCRSDYPVGMMCRCLEVSTSGFYAWAGRKPGPRAQANARLLERIREIHEDSKGVIGAPRMHEDLGDEGEHVSLNRVARLMAGEGLQGWPRRRKRRFGGKPGSRPVGVINRLERDFNANEPETKWVTDITEVVTQEGKLYVCVVVDLYSKLVVGWSMHHRQDRHMVVRAVQMAVWQREGSSELILHSDRGGQFISGTYQKFLGGNALVCSMSDVGHCADNAACEGFFGVLKRERVYRRSYRTRNEARADLFDYLERFHNPRMRRRVARRDREFSALIKPSVETG, translated from the exons ATGTCGAAGCGCAAGCGTTACAGCCCCGAGTACAAGCGGGAGCTCGTCGAGCTGGTCCGGCGATCGAAGTCGAGTTGCCGCCAGATCGCCCTGGAGGTCGGGGTCAACCCCAACATGCTCACCCGTTGGGTGCGCGAGGCGGAGAGCGAGGGGGGCAAGGCGTTCCCCGGCGGCGGCACGCCTCGCGACGAGGAGCTGGCTCGCCTCAAGCGCGAGCTAGCACGAGTCACGAAGGAACGAGATTTTTTAA AAAGACGCGGCAGCGTACTTCGCGAAGCAATCACCGAACGGTACGCGGTGATTGAGCGCTGCCGCAGCGACTATCCCGTCGGGATGATGTGCCGCTGCCTGGAAGTTTCAACCAGTGGTTTCTACGCCTGGGCCGGGCGCAAGCCGGGGCCACGGGCACAGGCGAATGCGCGCCTGCTGGAGCGCATTCGGGAGATCCATGAGGACAGCAAGGGCGTGATCGGCGCCCCTCGCATGCACGAGGACCTCGGCGACGAGGGCGAGCACGTCAGCCTCAACCGGGTGGCGCGGTTGATGGCCGGCGAGGGTCTGCAAGGTTGGCCACGACGCAGGAAGCGCCGGTTCGGCGGCAAGCCGGGCTCTCGCCCGGTCGGCGTCATCAACCGGCTCGAACGCGACTTCAATGCAAATGAACCGGAAACCAAGTGGGTCACCGATATCACCGAGGTCGTGACCCAGGAAGGCAAGCTTTATGTGTGCGTGGTGGTCGATCTTTACAGCAAGCTCGTGGTCGGCTGGTCGATGCACCACCGCCAGGATCGCCACATGGTCGTGCGGGCGGTCCAGATGGCCGTGTGGCAGCGGGAGGGAAGTTCGGAGCTCATCCTGCACTCCGATCGGGGTGGCCAGTTCATCAGCGGTACGTACCAGAAGTTCCTGGGCGGCAACGCTCTGGTCTGCAGCATGAGCGACGTCGGACACTGCGCCGACAACGCGGCGTGCGAAGGCTTTTTCGGTGTGCTCAAACGCGAGCGGGTGTACCGACGCAGCTACCGGACGAGGAACGAGGCGCGTGCTGACCTGTTCGATTACCTCGAGCGGTTCCACAACCCGCGCATGCGTCGTAGAGTCGCCAGGCGGGACCGGGAGTTTTCAGCCTTAATCAAACCGTCCGTGGAAACGGGGTAG